A genomic segment from Sulfoacidibacillus ferrooxidans encodes:
- a CDS encoding VIT1/CCC1 transporter family protein: MHIKTWLGDAIYGVNDGLAAIFGIIAGVSGFTNSHRMILVSGLFGAIASTLSMGAGAWLAARSENEVKERDIVDHQRHFTTHVEEYISELVHDYEQDGFTHAESLWIVERLSKDPERFLHRVLTDHTGWMELHSKNPWHAMLFAGISTLIGAFIPLVPLFFLTNSWGFMLAAIVSIIAHYVVGAVKSWVTLRPWWQSGLEMMMVGILVGVISYGLGSMSAWFI; encoded by the coding sequence ATGCATATAAAAACATGGTTAGGTGACGCAATTTACGGCGTGAATGATGGTTTAGCGGCCATATTTGGCATTATAGCGGGTGTGTCAGGATTTACGAATAGCCATCGAATGATTCTTGTATCCGGTTTATTTGGAGCCATCGCAAGCACTCTGTCTATGGGAGCTGGCGCATGGCTTGCTGCACGCTCTGAAAATGAAGTAAAGGAACGAGATATCGTGGATCATCAGCGCCACTTCACCACTCATGTAGAAGAGTACATCAGCGAATTGGTCCATGACTACGAGCAAGATGGATTTACTCATGCAGAGTCTCTTTGGATTGTAGAGCGTCTTTCAAAAGATCCAGAACGGTTCTTACACAGAGTTCTTACTGATCATACTGGATGGATGGAGTTGCACTCAAAAAATCCATGGCACGCCATGCTTTTTGCCGGAATATCCACACTCATTGGCGCCTTTATACCGCTTGTTCCACTGTTTTTCTTGACGAACTCATGGGGATTTATGCTGGCTGCTATAGTGAGCATTATCGCGCACTATGTAGTAGGTGCAGTCAAATCATGGGTCACTTTACGCCCTTGGTGGCAAAGTGGTTTAGAAATGATGATGGTAGGTATCCTTGTGGGCGTGATTTCCTATGGTCTTGGATCCATGAGTGCATGGTTCATTTAA
- a CDS encoding cytochrome b N-terminal domain-containing protein, giving the protein MNWTKSMRTTVTEKLTWDNLLPSEQPIYVSSLVYSFGVFTLSSLVFTIMSGVIMAAYGPTWYQYSAAGAFFRSVHFWSVQAFFFFMTMHLVGQFFMGSWREGRAMTWVLGALSFGVSVITAFTGYLSRGDFFAQWNQVQSKDAFNGAGLDGFLNILNNGQVYGLHIAVLPLILIVLVGWHMVAVRAKGVVPPYQAAHVQKKEGEKR; this is encoded by the coding sequence ATGAACTGGACCAAAAGTATGCGCACCACTGTTACAGAAAAGTTAACGTGGGATAATCTCTTACCTTCAGAACAACCCATTTACGTCTCATCGCTCGTCTATAGTTTTGGTGTTTTTACATTAAGCAGTCTAGTCTTCACCATTATGTCAGGTGTCATCATGGCGGCATACGGCCCCACTTGGTATCAATATTCTGCTGCGGGTGCGTTCTTTCGTTCGGTGCACTTTTGGAGTGTTCAGGCCTTTTTCTTCTTTATGACGATGCATCTGGTAGGTCAGTTTTTTATGGGATCGTGGCGTGAAGGTCGCGCCATGACATGGGTACTTGGGGCACTCTCCTTTGGTGTTTCCGTGATCACCGCCTTCACCGGATACCTATCCCGTGGCGACTTCTTTGCACAGTGGAATCAGGTACAAAGTAAGGATGCCTTCAATGGCGCTGGACTCGATGGGTTTTTGAACATCTTAAATAACGGGCAAGTCTACGGTCTCCACATCGCCGTGTTACCACTGATCTTAATCGTTCTGGTCGGTTGGCATATGGTTGCCGTTCGAGCCAAAGGCGTTGTTCCACCCTATCAAGCAGCACATGTTCAAAAGAAAGAAGGGGAAAAAAGATGA
- a CDS encoding response regulator has protein sequence MGIRVVVVDDHHLFRNGVIGILQNSPDVEVVGEGENGFEAVHLVELLRPDVLIMDLTMPQMNGFEATRRIRKLHVPVHILILTVNEEEKALFDAMKHGAQGYLIKTVDPDELVEAVHNVSKGKAVVPDHLAPTILSDLSNPSTYEEIENAQQPLTLREIDILREIGTGATNKDIAKRLFISENTVRNYVRRILDKLHVINRVEAATYAVREGFIKNYK, from the coding sequence GTGGGCATTAGAGTGGTTGTGGTAGATGATCACCATCTGTTTCGGAACGGTGTTATCGGCATCCTGCAAAACTCCCCAGACGTTGAGGTGGTGGGGGAAGGTGAGAATGGGTTTGAAGCTGTACATCTTGTTGAATTGCTTCGCCCAGATGTATTAATCATGGATTTAACCATGCCACAGATGAATGGATTCGAAGCGACACGACGCATTCGTAAGTTACACGTACCCGTACACATTCTCATTTTAACGGTCAATGAGGAAGAAAAAGCTTTATTTGATGCAATGAAACATGGCGCACAAGGATATCTCATTAAGACGGTCGATCCCGATGAGTTAGTCGAAGCCGTGCATAACGTGTCAAAGGGCAAAGCCGTTGTTCCGGATCATCTAGCCCCTACGATTCTCTCTGACCTGTCTAATCCGTCTACCTATGAGGAGATAGAGAATGCACAACAACCACTAACCTTACGAGAAATTGACATCCTCAGGGAGATTGGAACAGGCGCCACCAATAAGGATATTGCCAAGCGTCTCTTTATTAGTGAAAATACAGTACGCAATTACGTGCGACGTATTTTGGATAAATTGCATGTTATCAATCGTGTAGAGGCTGCTACCTATGCGGTACGAGAAGGATTCATAAAAAACTATAAATAA
- a CDS encoding FAD-dependent oxidoreductase — translation MPEVNKLKVVIIGGVALGAGAAAKVRRMDETAEIVIIEKGPHVSFANCGLPYYLGGVIPDRNDLLLHTPESLKARFEIDVRTRQEVIAIDRTRKVVSVRNIVTGDIYEETYHKLVLALGAKPLIPPFPGLHLPGIFSVRNVPDVDAIKQFITLYQAKRVVMIGAGFIGLEMAENLRALGLRVTLIEKATQVLPPFDEEMTSRVVDELKRMGITTVLGDGVSSFTGDDRARSVILESGKEVQADVFILGLGVRPDVQLAKDAGLALGVTGALKVNDMMQTSDPDIYAGGDMAEVKYMIDGKMHWIALAGSANKQARIIGMNVCGMHVKFRGALGTSIVRVGAVNIGMTGMTERAAKAAGIPYFVSYNTAGHHASYYPGAHDITIKLIVEQSTGRLIGGEVVGREGVDKRVDVLATAIFGRMTVEDLADLDLAYAPPVSSAKDPVIMAGMAAEHVYDGTVELLNEWPTDPLQFQIVDVRRPDETAKGMLPHAINIPLDELRTRIAELDPQKPTILYCRSGQRSYFAHQILKGHGFTQVQNMSGGYVVAKYLEQAKVNRVAISVR, via the coding sequence ATGCCAGAGGTGAACAAACTAAAGGTTGTCATTATTGGCGGGGTTGCACTTGGTGCCGGTGCTGCTGCCAAGGTGCGGAGAATGGATGAAACAGCTGAGATTGTGATCATCGAAAAAGGACCTCATGTATCATTTGCTAATTGTGGTTTGCCTTATTACTTAGGTGGCGTCATTCCAGATCGCAATGACTTGCTCTTGCATACGCCAGAGTCGTTAAAAGCACGTTTTGAAATTGACGTGCGTACGCGTCAAGAAGTGATCGCTATTGATCGAACACGAAAAGTAGTTTCAGTACGCAATATCGTCACTGGAGACATTTATGAAGAGACTTATCACAAACTCGTGTTAGCCCTTGGGGCCAAGCCATTGATTCCTCCCTTTCCAGGATTGCACTTGCCAGGTATCTTCTCTGTGCGCAATGTCCCTGATGTAGACGCGATTAAACAATTTATAACACTGTATCAGGCAAAACGAGTGGTTATGATTGGAGCAGGATTTATTGGACTTGAAATGGCCGAAAATCTTCGTGCACTAGGGTTGCGCGTAACATTAATTGAAAAAGCAACACAGGTTCTTCCGCCCTTTGATGAAGAGATGACGAGTCGCGTGGTGGATGAGTTGAAACGCATGGGGATTACGACTGTGTTAGGGGATGGGGTTTCGTCATTTACAGGCGATGACCGTGCACGATCGGTGATTCTTGAAAGTGGGAAAGAAGTGCAGGCAGATGTATTTATTTTGGGACTTGGAGTACGTCCGGATGTTCAATTGGCAAAAGACGCGGGCTTAGCGTTGGGTGTGACAGGAGCGCTGAAAGTCAACGATATGATGCAAACAAGTGATCCCGATATCTATGCTGGCGGGGATATGGCTGAAGTCAAGTATATGATCGATGGAAAGATGCATTGGATTGCGTTAGCTGGATCTGCGAATAAACAAGCCCGCATTATCGGAATGAATGTTTGTGGGATGCACGTGAAGTTTAGAGGAGCCCTTGGAACGTCGATTGTACGAGTAGGTGCAGTCAATATAGGTATGACAGGAATGACGGAGCGAGCGGCTAAGGCAGCAGGTATTCCCTACTTCGTCTCTTACAATACGGCAGGGCATCATGCTTCCTATTACCCGGGTGCGCACGATATAACGATCAAGTTGATTGTCGAGCAGAGCACAGGTCGCTTAATCGGCGGGGAAGTGGTGGGACGTGAAGGCGTCGATAAGCGTGTGGACGTGTTGGCAACGGCTATTTTCGGTCGTATGACGGTAGAGGATCTTGCAGATCTCGATCTCGCCTATGCCCCACCTGTTTCGTCGGCGAAAGATCCGGTGATTATGGCTGGTATGGCAGCAGAACATGTATATGATGGGACAGTAGAACTACTTAACGAATGGCCAACGGATCCTTTGCAGTTTCAAATTGTGGACGTGAGAAGACCGGATGAAACGGCCAAAGGGATGTTGCCCCATGCGATCAATATTCCACTGGATGAGTTGCGCACACGAATCGCCGAATTAGATCCTCAAAAGCCAACGATCCTTTATTGTCGATCCGGTCAGCGGAGCTATTTTGCCCATCAAATCCTTAAAGGACATGGCTTTACACAAGTACAAAACATGAGTGGTGGCTATGTCGTGGCTAAATACCTCGAACAGGCAAAAGTAAATCGGGTAGCGATCTCAGTAAGATAA
- a CDS encoding HD-GYP domain-containing protein translates to MDIDHVFSNEDALQLSANFFFFEKHAPDVITRLYNMLENEPSLHDMIRPRRDHLEFGMRGFFLSLCDATLAYEKQTMKHIGKIHVDLGIPIQWVAKTFHFIIQEVFIRMTLEDRDIFFPLFLKRMQLREVIMYEVYQKNYDIKEEKVREEIVHYVTTHFLQVMIQMAEWRDPMIDPHVDHVKQYSRKIAQLAKEEYDLADQDITWLSEAAIAHDIGKIIISKDILTKADILTPDERSAMQTHARAGRYILSQIMQIIASSPYSIEKFMRYAMEEAEFHHEWWNGAGYPHGLQGIQIPLCARIVSLADVMDALDTEKLYRKRMSSEEIRHFICTHRGTQFDPTLVDLVIDRWNYFFPLCSDQE, encoded by the coding sequence ATGGATATTGATCATGTATTTTCCAATGAAGACGCACTACAATTATCTGCTAATTTCTTTTTCTTCGAAAAACATGCTCCCGATGTGATAACACGTCTCTACAATATGTTAGAGAACGAGCCTTCTTTACATGATATGATTCGACCACGACGAGACCACTTAGAGTTTGGGATGAGGGGATTTTTTTTATCACTTTGCGACGCGACATTAGCCTATGAAAAACAAACGATGAAACATATAGGGAAAATCCATGTGGATTTAGGTATTCCCATCCAATGGGTTGCAAAAACCTTTCATTTTATCATTCAAGAAGTGTTTATTAGGATGACCCTCGAAGATCGAGATATTTTCTTTCCCCTATTTCTAAAACGAATGCAACTGCGCGAAGTCATTATGTATGAAGTCTACCAAAAAAACTATGATATAAAAGAAGAAAAAGTACGTGAAGAGATCGTTCACTACGTGACTACACATTTTTTACAAGTGATGATTCAAATGGCTGAATGGCGTGATCCAATGATCGATCCGCATGTGGATCATGTGAAGCAATATTCAAGAAAAATCGCACAACTAGCTAAGGAGGAGTACGATTTAGCAGATCAGGATATTACCTGGCTATCAGAAGCGGCGATTGCTCATGATATTGGGAAAATCATCATTTCAAAGGACATTCTAACTAAAGCAGATATTTTGACCCCCGATGAACGTAGTGCCATGCAAACCCATGCAAGAGCAGGCCGATATATACTTAGTCAAATCATGCAGATCATAGCTTCTTCCCCATATTCTATTGAGAAATTCATGCGTTACGCAATGGAAGAGGCGGAATTCCACCATGAATGGTGGAATGGTGCAGGGTATCCTCATGGATTGCAAGGGATTCAAATTCCGCTCTGTGCACGAATTGTTAGTCTTGCAGATGTGATGGATGCGTTAGATACAGAAAAGCTCTATCGCAAAAGAATGTCGTCAGAGGAAATTAGACATTTCATTTGTACACATAGAGGGACTCAATTTGATCCAACCCTTGTTGATTTGGTAATAGATCGCTGGAACTATTTTTTCCCTCTATGTAGTGATCAAGAATAA
- a CDS encoding nitronate monooxygenase — translation MDVDTTTTKKWPEIIQGGMGVAISNWKLARAVSRTGQLGVVSGTGIDTVLVRRLQDGDVGGYMRNALAASPWPSLAQKIIDKYFIPNGKLSSQPYQRLPMWTLESSTWLRTVAMLGAFAEVWLAKFDHDGQVGINLLTKLSLPNLAILYGAMNAHVDVVLMGAGIPREIPGAINLLAKNEPASLKCEVVGMKAGEGPSSHFDPRDYDGVRQELHRPAFFPIISSYSLALLMSKKSTGSVEGFIIEGPTAGGHNAPPRGPKKYDESGQSIYDQRDVVDLHAVAALGYPFWLAGGYDSPEGLQSAQAKGATGIQVGTLFAYCEESGMDRKVKKQVIQDIIKHPIHVHTDPFASPTGFPFKVVDVIGSLSDKEVYQNRTRRCDLGYLREAYLDQQNHVQYRCAAEPVHTYLEKDGCIENTVGRKCLCNGLMATAGLSQYQTSTLLEPPIVTSGDGIHKVSELISVNHTTYMAKSVVSYLLGEKR, via the coding sequence ATGGATGTAGATACAACCACCACAAAAAAATGGCCCGAAATCATCCAAGGTGGTATGGGTGTGGCAATTTCCAATTGGAAATTAGCACGTGCTGTTTCACGGACTGGACAGCTTGGAGTAGTTTCTGGTACAGGAATCGATACTGTGCTTGTGAGACGATTACAAGACGGTGATGTGGGAGGCTATATGCGAAACGCTTTAGCGGCATCACCATGGCCATCTCTAGCACAAAAGATCATAGATAAGTACTTTATTCCTAATGGGAAGTTGTCTTCACAACCGTATCAACGATTACCGATGTGGACACTAGAATCCTCTACATGGTTACGCACAGTGGCTATGCTTGGGGCATTTGCTGAAGTTTGGTTGGCTAAATTCGATCATGATGGTCAAGTTGGCATCAACCTGTTGACTAAATTATCACTACCTAACTTAGCGATTTTATATGGCGCCATGAACGCTCACGTAGATGTTGTTTTAATGGGAGCTGGCATTCCTCGTGAGATTCCTGGAGCCATTAATCTTTTAGCTAAAAATGAACCAGCAAGTTTGAAATGTGAAGTGGTGGGAATGAAGGCTGGAGAGGGACCTAGTAGTCACTTTGATCCAAGAGACTATGATGGTGTTCGACAAGAGTTGCATCGTCCGGCCTTTTTTCCGATCATTTCATCGTATAGTTTAGCTTTGCTCATGTCAAAAAAATCAACAGGTTCTGTTGAAGGGTTTATCATTGAAGGGCCAACTGCTGGGGGCCATAATGCCCCACCACGGGGGCCTAAAAAATATGATGAATCCGGGCAATCTATATATGATCAACGCGATGTTGTTGATCTTCATGCGGTTGCAGCACTTGGATATCCATTCTGGCTCGCTGGAGGATATGATTCTCCTGAAGGGCTACAATCTGCACAAGCAAAAGGGGCAACAGGAATTCAGGTAGGTACACTGTTTGCATATTGCGAAGAATCCGGAATGGATAGAAAGGTTAAAAAACAAGTCATACAGGATATTATAAAGCATCCAATCCATGTCCATACGGATCCCTTTGCTTCACCTACCGGATTCCCATTTAAAGTTGTGGATGTAATAGGTTCTTTGTCAGATAAAGAAGTGTACCAAAACCGAACGAGAAGATGCGATTTGGGATATTTACGAGAAGCTTATCTCGATCAGCAGAACCATGTACAATATCGCTGTGCTGCAGAACCTGTACATACTTATTTGGAAAAAGACGGATGCATCGAAAATACTGTGGGGCGCAAATGCTTATGTAACGGATTAATGGCAACTGCCGGATTGTCACAGTATCAAACATCCACCTTATTAGAACCTCCTATTGTTACGAGTGGAGATGGTATTCATAAAGTTTCTGAATTGATTTCTGTTAATCATACAACGTACATGGCGAAAAGTGTTGTTAGCTATTTACTTGGCGAAAAGCGGTAA